Proteins from one Amycolatopsis endophytica genomic window:
- the truB gene encoding tRNA pseudouridine(55) synthase TruB has translation MSQPKTRRPAPPPGLLVVDKPPGMTSHDVVARVRRIMGTRKVGHAGTLDPMATGVLVLGIERATKLLGHLALDRKTYLATLALGVSTTTDDAEGEHTSTADPEILAAVTDEAIGAGIAALTGEIEQVPSSVSAVKIAGKRAYARVRAGEEVALKPRPVTVYRFDLLATRRVADRIELDAVVECSSGTYVRALARDLGAALGTGGHLSALRRTTVGPFGIAAARTLEQLEEKPELSYDLDDAVAAAFPRHDVDERAARAVQYGQQVRASGIEGTYGIFGPDGRALALAVDAGGVARSVVVLAPA, from the coding sequence GTGTCCCAGCCGAAGACCCGACGCCCCGCACCCCCGCCCGGCCTGCTCGTGGTGGACAAACCACCGGGCATGACCTCCCACGACGTGGTGGCGCGGGTGCGCCGGATCATGGGCACCCGCAAGGTCGGCCACGCCGGCACGCTCGACCCGATGGCCACCGGCGTGCTCGTGCTCGGCATCGAGCGGGCGACCAAGCTGCTGGGGCACCTGGCGCTGGACCGCAAGACCTACCTGGCGACGCTGGCCCTCGGCGTCTCGACCACCACCGACGACGCCGAGGGCGAGCACACCTCGACCGCGGACCCGGAGATCCTCGCCGCCGTGACCGACGAGGCCATCGGCGCGGGAATCGCCGCGCTCACCGGCGAGATCGAGCAGGTGCCCAGCTCGGTCAGCGCGGTCAAGATCGCCGGCAAGCGCGCCTACGCCCGCGTGCGCGCGGGCGAGGAGGTCGCGCTCAAACCGCGGCCGGTGACCGTGTACCGGTTCGACCTGCTCGCCACCCGTCGCGTCGCGGACCGGATCGAGCTGGACGCGGTCGTCGAGTGCTCCTCGGGCACCTACGTCCGCGCGCTGGCCCGCGACCTGGGCGCCGCGCTGGGCACCGGCGGGCACCTCTCGGCGTTGCGCCGCACCACGGTCGGGCCGTTCGGCATCGCCGCGGCACGCACGCTGGAGCAGCTGGAGGAGAAGCCGGAGCTGTCCTACGACCTGGACGACGCCGTGGCCGCCGCGTTCCCGCGCCACGACGTGGACGAGCGCGCGGCCCGGGCCGTCCAATATGGACAGCAGGTGCGGGCCTCCGGCATCGAGGGCACCTACGGGATCTTCGGCCCGGACGGCCGCGCGCTGGCGCTCGCGGTCGACGCGGGCGGCGTGGCCCGCTCGGTCGTCGTGCTCGCTCCGGCCTGA
- a CDS encoding bifunctional riboflavin kinase/FAD synthetase, which yields MQRWRGLGDLPGGWGRCVVTIGVFDGVHRGHQALIARTVEVAKNRNLPSVMLTFDPHPSEVIRPGSHPAQLTTLRRKAELVEQLGIDVFCVLPFTAELSRLAAHEFVHEVLVDRLHAAAVVVGENFTFGHRAAGDVPLLKELGRRFGFATYGAELQGGTTADGETADSGEITFSSTYVRSCIDAGEVVAAADALGRPHRLEGIVVRGDGRGHDLGYPTANLSTPRFAAVPADGVYACWFGRDNQPGRLLPAAVSVGTNPTFSGRERTVEAFVLDVEEDFYGQHVALDFVGRLRDMVRFSSVDDLVDQIADDVRRTRTILGLGH from the coding sequence GTGCAGAGGTGGCGAGGCTTGGGTGATCTCCCCGGTGGCTGGGGACGGTGCGTGGTCACGATCGGCGTGTTCGACGGGGTGCACCGCGGGCATCAGGCACTGATCGCCCGCACGGTCGAGGTGGCCAAGAACCGCAACCTGCCCAGCGTGATGCTGACGTTCGACCCGCACCCGTCGGAGGTCATCCGCCCGGGCAGCCACCCGGCGCAGCTGACCACGCTGCGCCGCAAGGCCGAGCTGGTCGAGCAGCTGGGCATCGACGTGTTCTGCGTGCTGCCCTTCACCGCGGAGCTGTCCCGGCTGGCCGCGCACGAGTTCGTGCACGAGGTGCTGGTCGACCGGCTGCACGCCGCCGCGGTGGTGGTGGGGGAGAACTTCACCTTCGGCCACCGGGCCGCCGGGGACGTGCCGCTGCTCAAGGAACTGGGCCGCCGGTTCGGGTTCGCCACCTACGGCGCCGAGCTGCAGGGCGGCACCACGGCGGACGGCGAGACCGCGGATTCCGGCGAGATCACGTTCTCCTCGACCTACGTGCGGTCGTGCATCGACGCCGGTGAAGTGGTCGCGGCGGCCGACGCGCTGGGCCGCCCGCACCGCTTGGAGGGCATCGTCGTGCGTGGTGACGGCCGTGGGCACGACCTGGGCTACCCGACCGCCAACCTGTCCACGCCGCGCTTCGCCGCGGTGCCCGCCGACGGGGTCTACGCCTGCTGGTTCGGGCGCGACAACCAGCCAGGGCGGCTCCTGCCCGCCGCGGTCTCGGTCGGCACGAACCCGACGTTCTCCGGTCGCGAGCGCACCGTCGAGGCGTTCGTGCTCGATGTCGAGGAGGACTTCTACGGTCAGCACGTGGCGCTGGACTTCGTCGGCAGGCTGCGTGACATGGTCCGGTTCAGCTCGGTGGACGACCTGGTCGACCAGATCGCCGACGACGTGCGCCGCACCCGGACGATCCTCGGCCTCGGCCACTGA
- a CDS encoding MFS transporter — MTGKASRQSWLIWFTAALVYLLSVFHRTSFGVAGMEAADRFGVGAAALSTFTVLQVGVYAAMQIPTGVLVDRFGPRRILSAALVFLGLGQVLVAVADTYALGLIARGVLGFGDALTFVSVLRLIAAHFPGRQYAVVTSFTTAIGFLGNLAATVPLTLLLAGPGWTPTFLAAGLLTAVYAAVVAGRVRDTPSGATPKAGPVDVRTLAAQVRTAWRVPGTRLGFWVHFATMFAPNVLTLLWGVPFLVQGQGRPAATASALLTVFVFGSMIGGPLVGSLIAARPGTRMPLVLGYLAGATLVWATLLSWPGQIPVGVLVPAFAFLSLGGPASMIGFALARDYNPLSRVGTATGVVNVGGFVATTLTALVVGVLLQLTGGQFRIALLAVVVVLAFGVVRMLVWWRRARVELFAAQERGEQVPVQVRRHVWDAPARKVPVAA, encoded by the coding sequence GTGACCGGCAAGGCCAGCCGCCAGTCGTGGCTCATCTGGTTCACCGCCGCCCTCGTCTACCTCCTTTCCGTCTTCCACCGCACCTCGTTCGGGGTCGCCGGGATGGAAGCCGCCGACCGGTTCGGGGTCGGCGCCGCCGCGCTCTCCACCTTCACCGTCCTGCAGGTCGGCGTCTATGCCGCGATGCAGATCCCCACCGGCGTCCTCGTCGACCGGTTCGGGCCGCGCAGGATCCTCTCCGCCGCACTGGTCTTCCTCGGGCTGGGGCAGGTCCTCGTCGCGGTCGCCGACACCTACGCGCTGGGCCTGATCGCGCGGGGCGTACTCGGCTTCGGCGACGCGCTGACCTTCGTCAGCGTGCTGCGCCTGATCGCCGCGCACTTCCCGGGCCGCCAGTACGCCGTGGTCACGAGCTTCACCACGGCGATCGGCTTCCTCGGCAACCTCGCCGCGACCGTCCCGCTCACGCTGCTGCTCGCCGGGCCGGGCTGGACGCCGACCTTCCTCGCCGCCGGCCTGCTCACCGCGGTCTACGCCGCCGTCGTCGCGGGCCGCGTCCGCGACACCCCGTCCGGCGCGACCCCGAAGGCGGGCCCGGTCGACGTCCGGACCCTGGCCGCGCAGGTCCGCACCGCGTGGCGGGTTCCGGGCACGCGGCTGGGGTTCTGGGTGCACTTCGCGACGATGTTCGCCCCGAACGTGCTCACCCTGCTGTGGGGCGTGCCGTTCCTGGTGCAGGGCCAGGGCCGCCCGGCCGCGACCGCCAGCGCCCTGCTGACCGTGTTCGTGTTCGGCTCGATGATCGGCGGGCCGCTGGTCGGCAGCTTGATCGCCGCCAGGCCCGGCACGCGGATGCCGCTGGTGCTCGGCTACCTGGCCGGTGCCACGCTGGTCTGGGCCACCCTGCTGAGCTGGCCGGGCCAGATCCCGGTCGGCGTGCTCGTGCCCGCGTTCGCGTTCCTGTCGCTGGGCGGGCCCGCGTCGATGATCGGGTTCGCGCTGGCGCGCGACTACAACCCGCTCTCCCGCGTGGGCACCGCGACCGGCGTGGTCAACGTCGGCGGGTTCGTCGCCACCACGCTGACCGCGCTGGTGGTCGGGGTGCTGCTGCAGCTGACCGGCGGGCAGTTCCGCATCGCGCTGCTGGCGGTCGTGGTGGTGCTGGCGTTCGGCGTGGTCCGCATGCTCGTGTGGTGGCGCCGGGCCCGCGTCGAGTTGTTCGCCGCGCAGGAGCGGGGCGAACAGGTGCCGGTCCAGGTACGCCGTCACGTGTGGGACGCCCCGGCACGGAAGGTGCCCGTGGCCGCGTAA
- the thpR gene encoding RNA 2',3'-cyclic phosphodiesterase, whose product MSVFSALLPPSSIVEPLMTRVAALPRADGIRWSAPQSWHVTLAFYGEDDAAGRAEWLRPRLAGMRAPRIWLEGAGSFTRVLYLGVYGEGITELGLAAGAGDEGRPYLPHLTLARTRDDVPPDLPRELSGYRSEMWTAAEAVLMRSHQGGEGVRYTVVERFPLSQQAR is encoded by the coding sequence GTGTCCGTGTTCTCGGCACTGCTGCCGCCGTCGTCGATCGTCGAACCGCTGATGACGCGGGTCGCCGCGCTGCCCCGCGCCGACGGGATCCGGTGGAGTGCGCCGCAGAGCTGGCACGTCACGCTGGCCTTCTACGGCGAGGACGACGCCGCCGGGCGCGCGGAGTGGCTGCGGCCGCGGCTGGCGGGAATGCGGGCGCCCCGCATCTGGTTGGAAGGAGCGGGATCCTTTACCAGGGTCCTCTACCTGGGGGTGTACGGCGAGGGGATCACCGAACTCGGCCTGGCCGCCGGGGCGGGTGACGAGGGCAGGCCCTATCTGCCGCACCTGACGCTGGCGCGCACCCGTGACGACGTGCCGCCGGACCTGCCGCGGGAGCTGTCCGGCTACCGCAGCGAGATGTGGACGGCCGCGGAGGCGGTGCTGATGCGTTCGCACCAGGGCGGCGAGGGCGTGCGGTACACCGTGGTCGAGCGGTTCCCGCTGTCCCAGCAGGCCAGGTGA
- the rpsO gene encoding 30S ribosomal protein S15, whose product MALSTDEKKSILTEYGLHESDTGSPEAQVALLTKRIIGLTEHLKTHKHDHHSRRGLLLLVGRRRRLLNYVMKVDIERYRSLIQRLGLRR is encoded by the coding sequence GTGGCGCTGTCCACCGACGAGAAGAAGTCGATCCTGACCGAGTACGGTCTGCACGAGTCCGACACCGGGTCCCCCGAGGCCCAGGTCGCGCTGCTCACCAAGCGGATCATCGGTCTGACCGAGCACCTCAAGACCCACAAGCACGACCACCACTCCCGTCGCGGCCTGTTGCTGCTGGTCGGCCGTCGCCGCCGGCTGCTCAACTACGTGATGAAGGTGGACATCGAACGCTACCGGTCGCTGATCCAGCGACTCGGCCTGCGCCGATGA
- a CDS encoding polyribonucleotide nucleotidyltransferase, with the protein MTEASAVHEAEAVIDNGRFGTRTIRFETGRLARQAAGSVVAYLDEETMLLSATTASKQPKEHFDFFPLTVDVEERMYAAGRIPGAFFRREGRPSTDAILTCRLIDRPLRPSFADGLRNEIQVVITVQSLHPDDPYDVLAINAASASTQIGGLPFSGPIGGVRVALIEGQWVAFPTWPQLEQATFNMVVAGRVVGDDVAIMMVEAEGTEHTLDLVGGGAAAPTEQAVAEGLAAAKPFIRVLCEAQQRLAEAAAKPTGDFPLFPAYQQDALDAVTAIASDDLARALTIGGKQDRDNATDEVKAAVLAKVGLGEGEAFEGRDKEIGAAFRALTKKLIRQRILRDKVRIDGRGLTDIRSLGAEVAIIPRAHGSALFERGETQILGVTTLNMLRMEQTIDSLSPETTKRYLHHYNFPPFSTGETGRVGSPKRREIGHGMLAERALVPVLPKRDEFPYAIRQVSEALGSNGSTSMGSVCASTMSLLNAGVPLKAPVAGIAMGLVSDEVDGETRYVALTDILGAEDAFGDMDFKVAGTKDFITALQLDTKLDGIPSDVLAGALNQAKDARLTILEVLAEAIDAPDEMSPYSPRVTSVKIPVDKIGEVIGPKGKMINSITEETGADISIEDDGTIYVGAADGPSAEAAIGKINAIANPQLPKVGERFLGTVVKTAAFGAFVSLLPGKDGLIHISKLGNGKRIGKVEDVVNVGDKLRVEIADIDNRGKISLVLVNEEDEQKAEEKPAEGAEAK; encoded by the coding sequence ATGACCGAAGCAAGCGCCGTGCACGAGGCCGAGGCCGTCATCGACAACGGCCGGTTCGGCACTCGCACGATCCGCTTCGAAACGGGCAGGCTCGCCCGGCAGGCCGCCGGGTCCGTCGTCGCCTACCTGGACGAAGAGACCATGCTGCTGTCGGCGACCACCGCCTCGAAGCAGCCGAAGGAGCACTTCGACTTCTTCCCGCTGACGGTGGACGTCGAGGAACGGATGTACGCCGCGGGCCGGATCCCGGGCGCGTTCTTCCGCCGCGAGGGGCGTCCCTCCACCGACGCGATCCTGACCTGCCGCCTGATCGACCGGCCGCTGCGCCCGTCGTTCGCCGACGGCCTGCGCAACGAGATTCAGGTCGTCATCACGGTGCAGAGCCTGCACCCGGACGACCCGTACGACGTGCTGGCGATCAACGCCGCGTCGGCCTCCACCCAGATCGGCGGCCTGCCCTTCTCCGGCCCGATCGGCGGGGTGCGCGTCGCCCTGATCGAGGGCCAGTGGGTCGCGTTCCCGACCTGGCCGCAGCTGGAGCAGGCGACCTTCAACATGGTCGTCGCGGGCCGCGTCGTCGGCGACGACGTCGCCATCATGATGGTCGAGGCCGAGGGCACCGAGCACACGCTCGACCTGGTCGGCGGTGGCGCCGCGGCGCCGACCGAGCAGGCCGTGGCCGAGGGCCTCGCCGCCGCCAAGCCGTTCATCCGCGTGCTGTGCGAGGCGCAGCAGCGCCTGGCCGAGGCCGCCGCCAAGCCGACCGGCGACTTCCCGCTGTTCCCCGCCTACCAGCAGGACGCGCTCGACGCGGTCACCGCGATCGCGAGCGACGACCTGGCCAGGGCGCTGACCATCGGCGGCAAGCAGGACCGCGACAACGCCACCGACGAGGTCAAGGCCGCCGTGCTGGCCAAGGTCGGCCTCGGCGAGGGCGAAGCGTTCGAGGGCCGCGACAAGGAGATCGGTGCCGCGTTCCGCGCGCTCACCAAGAAGCTGATCCGCCAGCGGATCCTGCGGGACAAGGTCCGCATCGACGGCCGTGGCCTCACCGACATCCGCTCGCTCGGGGCCGAGGTCGCGATCATCCCGCGGGCGCACGGTTCGGCCCTGTTCGAGCGCGGCGAGACCCAGATCCTGGGTGTCACCACGCTGAACATGCTGCGCATGGAGCAGACGATCGACTCGCTGTCCCCGGAGACGACGAAGCGGTACCTGCACCACTACAACTTCCCGCCGTTCTCCACCGGCGAGACCGGCCGCGTGGGCTCGCCCAAGCGGCGCGAGATCGGGCACGGCATGCTCGCCGAGCGCGCGCTGGTGCCGGTGCTGCCCAAGCGGGACGAGTTCCCCTACGCCATCCGCCAGGTGTCGGAGGCGCTGGGCTCGAACGGGTCCACCTCGATGGGCTCGGTGTGTGCCTCCACGATGTCGCTGCTCAACGCCGGTGTGCCGCTCAAGGCGCCGGTCGCGGGCATCGCGATGGGTCTGGTCTCCGACGAGGTCGACGGCGAGACGCGGTACGTGGCGCTGACCGACATCCTCGGCGCCGAGGACGCCTTCGGTGACATGGACTTCAAGGTCGCCGGCACCAAGGACTTCATCACCGCGCTGCAGCTGGACACCAAGCTCGACGGCATCCCCTCCGACGTGCTGGCCGGTGCGCTGAACCAGGCCAAGGACGCCCGGCTGACCATCCTCGAGGTGCTGGCCGAGGCGATCGACGCGCCGGACGAGATGAGCCCGTACTCGCCGCGCGTCACCAGCGTGAAGATCCCGGTCGACAAGATCGGCGAGGTCATCGGGCCGAAGGGCAAGATGATCAACTCGATCACCGAGGAGACCGGCGCCGACATCTCCATCGAGGACGACGGCACGATCTACGTGGGCGCGGCCGACGGCCCGTCCGCCGAGGCCGCGATCGGCAAGATCAACGCGATCGCGAACCCGCAGCTGCCGAAGGTGGGCGAGCGCTTCCTGGGCACCGTGGTGAAGACGGCCGCGTTCGGCGCGTTCGTCTCGCTGCTGCCGGGCAAGGACGGCCTGATCCACATCTCGAAGCTGGGCAACGGCAAGCGCATCGGCAAGGTCGAGGACGTGGTCAACGTGGGCGACAAGCTCCGCGTCGAGATCGCCGACATCGACAACCGCGGCAAGATCAGCCTGGTCCTCGTCAACGAGGAGGACGAGCAGAAGGCCGAGGAGAAGCCCGCCGAGGGCGCCGAGGCCAAGTAG
- a CDS encoding helix-turn-helix domain-containing protein → MDDHKIVQRNIALQREWYGEPLGDRVRRLVVAFDVSQAFLAEVLGISAPMLSQVMSGRRAKIGNPVVLARMIMLERKCLVPEVAAGRRDALMAALEDVRDARPTVGRDTFPVNALSEERAALSALRDTAEDEDLVEAAKRLDDDFPALADLLRRAGQQG, encoded by the coding sequence GTGGATGACCACAAGATCGTCCAGCGCAACATCGCCCTTCAGAGGGAGTGGTACGGGGAACCGCTGGGTGACCGGGTGCGCCGGCTCGTGGTCGCGTTCGACGTCTCGCAGGCATTCCTGGCCGAGGTGCTGGGGATCAGCGCGCCGATGCTGAGCCAGGTGATGAGCGGCCGCCGCGCCAAGATCGGCAATCCGGTCGTGCTCGCCCGCATGATCATGCTCGAGCGGAAGTGCCTGGTGCCCGAGGTCGCGGCCGGGCGCAGGGACGCGCTGATGGCGGCGCTGGAGGACGTGCGGGACGCGCGTCCCACCGTCGGCCGCGACACCTTCCCGGTCAACGCGCTGTCCGAGGAGCGCGCGGCGCTGTCCGCGCTGCGTGACACGGCCGAGGACGAGGACCTGGTCGAGGCCGCGAAACGCCTCGACGACGACTTCCCGGCACTGGCCGACCTGCTGCGCCGGGCCGGACAACAGGGCTGA